Proteins from a genomic interval of Streptomyces sp. NBC_00820:
- a CDS encoding BMP family lipoprotein: MSSRTSLSRVAVAATVVALAATGCGGSSKDAAKDSGKSAKSGTYSGKGIGLAYDIGGKGDQSFNDAAYAGLQKAETEFKIGARDIEPQDGESSADKVQRLEQLAQAGYNPVIGVGFVYADAVKDVAAKFPKTTFGIIDDEQNKAPNVADMVFHEEQASYLAGVAAAKATKKHHIGFIGGVNIPLIHKFEAGFVQGAQSIDPKIKIEKQYLTQTPQEGGFASPDKGKDAASGQIDAGADVLYHAAGLSGQGVISEAASKKVWVIGVDSDQYAQSSLSAYKDYILGSALKNVGGAVYDLVKSVYEGKPKTGVVRGGLDNDGVGFADSNPKYKAMKDVVDAVDKAKQDIVSGKVTVNIK; the protein is encoded by the coding sequence ATCTCTTCGAGGACGAGTTTGTCCCGGGTCGCGGTGGCCGCGACCGTCGTCGCGCTCGCCGCGACCGGTTGCGGAGGCTCCAGCAAGGACGCCGCGAAGGACTCCGGCAAGTCCGCCAAGTCCGGGACGTACTCCGGCAAGGGCATCGGCCTCGCGTACGACATCGGCGGCAAGGGCGACCAGTCCTTCAACGACGCCGCGTACGCCGGTCTCCAGAAGGCCGAGACGGAGTTCAAGATCGGCGCCCGCGACATCGAGCCGCAGGACGGCGAGTCCAGCGCCGACAAGGTGCAGCGCCTGGAGCAGCTCGCGCAGGCGGGCTACAACCCGGTCATCGGCGTCGGCTTCGTCTACGCGGACGCGGTCAAGGACGTCGCCGCGAAGTTCCCGAAGACCACCTTCGGCATCATCGACGACGAGCAGAACAAGGCGCCGAACGTCGCCGACATGGTCTTCCACGAGGAGCAGGCCTCCTACCTGGCGGGCGTCGCCGCGGCCAAGGCCACCAAGAAGCACCACATCGGCTTCATCGGCGGCGTGAACATCCCGCTGATCCACAAGTTCGAGGCGGGCTTCGTCCAGGGCGCGCAGTCGATCGACCCGAAGATCAAGATCGAGAAGCAGTACCTGACCCAGACGCCCCAGGAGGGCGGCTTCGCCAGCCCGGACAAGGGCAAGGACGCGGCCAGCGGCCAGATCGACGCGGGCGCCGACGTCCTGTACCACGCGGCCGGCCTGTCCGGTCAGGGCGTGATCTCCGAGGCCGCGTCCAAGAAGGTGTGGGTCATCGGTGTCGACTCCGACCAGTACGCGCAGTCCTCGCTCTCCGCGTACAAGGACTACATCCTGGGCTCGGCGCTGAAGAACGTCGGCGGCGCGGTCTACGACCTGGTGAAGTCGGTGTACGAGGGCAAGCCCAAGACCGGTGTGGTGCGCGGCGGCCTGGACAACGACGGCGTCGGCTTCGCGGACAGCAACCCGAAGTACAAGGCGATGAAGGACGTCGTCGACGCGGTCGACAAGGCCAAGCAGGACATCGTCTCCGGCAAGGTGACCGTCAACATCAAGTGA
- a CDS encoding amidohydrolase has product MSRETEADLPGDVLPGVLSESLHAELVAFRRDLHMHPELGNQEFRTTAAIKERLERAGLRPRVLATGTGLVCDIGLAEGERPSVPLLALRADIDGLPIPDTKSDCPYRSTVPDRAHACGHDVHTSVVLGAGLVLAALHEKGLLPRPVRLLFQPAEEVLPGGALVAIGDGVLDGVGRILAVHCDPRVDAGRIGLRHGPITSACDLLEVALAGPGGHTARPHLTTDLVTAAARVATDVPALIARRVDTRGGLALTWGRIESGHAPNVVPQHAELSGTVRCLDLDAWREAPDVVHAAVDEVATLHRAKSEITYVRGVPPVVNDRESTDLLRRAMTARRGADSVEGTEQSLGGEDFSWYLEHVSGAMARLGVRRPGERTVRDLHQGDFDADEHAITVGVELFTAAALLDDLG; this is encoded by the coding sequence ATGTCCCGAGAGACCGAGGCCGACCTCCCCGGGGACGTGCTCCCCGGCGTGCTCAGCGAGTCCCTGCACGCCGAACTCGTCGCGTTCCGCCGCGATCTGCACATGCACCCCGAGCTGGGCAACCAGGAGTTCCGTACGACCGCCGCGATCAAGGAGCGGCTGGAGCGGGCCGGGCTGCGCCCCCGTGTCCTGGCCACCGGAACCGGGCTCGTCTGCGACATCGGGCTCGCCGAGGGCGAGCGGCCGTCCGTACCGCTGCTGGCCCTGCGGGCCGACATCGACGGCCTGCCCATCCCGGACACCAAGAGCGACTGCCCCTACCGGTCGACCGTGCCCGACCGCGCCCACGCCTGCGGCCACGACGTGCACACCAGCGTGGTGCTCGGTGCCGGTCTGGTCCTCGCGGCCCTGCACGAGAAGGGGCTGCTGCCCCGGCCGGTGCGGCTGCTCTTCCAGCCCGCCGAGGAGGTGCTGCCCGGCGGTGCCCTGGTCGCCATCGGGGACGGCGTGCTCGACGGGGTCGGCCGTATCCTCGCCGTGCACTGCGACCCCAGGGTCGACGCCGGCCGGATCGGGCTGCGGCACGGCCCCATCACCAGCGCCTGCGACCTCCTGGAGGTCGCCCTCGCCGGGCCCGGCGGCCACACCGCCCGCCCCCACCTCACCACCGACCTGGTCACCGCCGCGGCCCGCGTGGCCACCGACGTGCCCGCGCTGATCGCCCGGCGCGTGGACACCCGGGGCGGGCTCGCCCTGACCTGGGGCCGGATCGAGTCGGGCCACGCCCCGAACGTCGTCCCGCAGCACGCCGAACTGTCCGGCACCGTCCGCTGCCTGGACCTGGACGCCTGGCGCGAGGCGCCCGACGTCGTGCACGCGGCCGTCGACGAGGTCGCCACGCTGCACCGGGCCAAGTCGGAGATCACCTACGTGCGGGGCGTGCCGCCCGTCGTCAACGACCGAGAGTCCACCGATCTGCTGCGCAGGGCGATGACCGCCCGCCGGGGCGCGGACTCCGTCGAGGGCACCGAGCAGAGCCTGGGCGGCGAGGACTTCTCCTGGTACCTGGAACACGTGTCCGGGGCCATGGCCCGCCTCGGGGTGCGCAGGCCCGGTGAGCGCACGGTGCGCGACCTGCACCAGGGCGACTTCGACGCCGACGAGCACGCCATCACGGTCGGCGTGGAACTGTTCACGGCGGCGGCACTGCTGGACGACCTCGGCTAG
- a CDS encoding BMP family lipoprotein codes for MRRVYRIAVAGVATATLAVAVTACGGSSTSASGGSASQGIGLAYDVGGKGDQSFNDAAYAGLQKADSTFKYKSRDVEPQDGESDADKVQRLEQLAKSGYNPVIGVGFVYASAVKEVAAKYPKITFGIIDDEQDKAANVADMVFHEEQASYLAGVAAAKATKKNHIGFIGGVDNPLIHKFEAGYVQGAQSINPKIKIEKQFLTQTAQEGGFSSPDKGKDAAEGQIDSGADVVYAAAGLSGQGVIQAAAAHKVWAIGVDSDQYKQAALAQYKDSILTSATKDVAGAVFNLAKSVHDKKPATGVVRASLATGGVGLADSNPAFKNNAGIQAALKKAEAAIKDGSVVVKTS; via the coding sequence ATGCGTCGGGTGTACCGAATAGCGGTTGCGGGCGTTGCGACCGCTACCCTTGCCGTTGCCGTGACCGCCTGTGGCGGTTCGTCCACCAGCGCCTCCGGCGGTAGCGCGTCCCAGGGCATCGGCCTGGCCTACGACGTCGGCGGCAAGGGCGACCAGTCCTTCAACGACGCCGCGTACGCGGGTCTCCAGAAGGCCGACAGCACGTTCAAGTACAAGAGCCGTGACGTCGAGCCGCAGGACGGCGAGTCGGACGCCGACAAGGTGCAGCGTCTGGAGCAGCTCGCCAAGTCCGGCTACAACCCGGTGATCGGTGTCGGCTTCGTCTACGCGAGTGCCGTCAAGGAGGTCGCGGCGAAGTACCCGAAGATCACCTTCGGCATCATCGACGACGAGCAGGACAAGGCCGCGAACGTGGCCGACATGGTCTTCCACGAGGAGCAGGCCTCCTACCTGGCGGGCGTCGCCGCGGCCAAGGCCACGAAGAAGAACCACATCGGCTTCATCGGCGGCGTGGACAACCCCCTCATCCACAAGTTCGAGGCCGGTTACGTCCAGGGCGCGCAGTCGATCAACCCGAAGATCAAGATCGAGAAGCAGTTCCTGACGCAGACCGCGCAGGAGGGTGGCTTCTCCAGCCCGGACAAGGGCAAGGACGCCGCCGAGGGCCAGATCGACTCGGGCGCCGACGTGGTCTACGCCGCCGCCGGCCTGTCGGGCCAGGGCGTCATCCAGGCCGCCGCCGCGCACAAGGTGTGGGCCATCGGCGTCGACTCCGACCAGTACAAGCAGGCCGCGCTGGCCCAGTACAAGGACTCGATCCTGACCTCGGCCACCAAGGACGTCGCCGGCGCGGTCTTCAACCTCGCCAAGTCGGTGCACGACAAGAAGCCGGCCACCGGTGTCGTCCGCGCCAGCCTCGCCACCGGCGGTGTCGGCCTCGCCGACTCCAACCCGGCCTTCAAGAACAACGCCGGCATCCAGGCCGCGCTGAAGAAGGCCGAGGCGGCCATCAAGGACGGCTCGGTCGTCGTCAAGACCTCCTGA
- a CDS encoding class I SAM-dependent methyltransferase, which produces MSDTNAAFLQTTRSSYDAIAKEYTASHPSGLVHPLDRTLINAFAELVTANSTAPVADLGSGPGYVTARLRELGVPAFGVDLSPAMVTLAREAHPGLRFHVGSMTSLDLADATLGGILALYSTIHVPDDRLPEAFAEFHRTLVPGAPVLLAFQSGPDTAHLHLAERFGHEIDLDYYMRTPDQMTALLTKAGLRPVARVYREPEGEESRPRAFVLARKPE; this is translated from the coding sequence GTGAGCGACACGAACGCGGCATTCCTGCAGACCACCCGCTCCTCCTACGACGCGATCGCCAAGGAGTACACGGCAAGCCACCCGAGCGGCCTCGTCCATCCCCTGGACCGCACGCTGATCAACGCCTTCGCCGAGCTGGTCACGGCGAACAGCACCGCCCCCGTGGCCGACCTCGGCAGCGGGCCCGGCTACGTCACCGCCCGCCTGCGCGAGCTCGGCGTCCCGGCCTTCGGGGTCGACCTCTCCCCCGCCATGGTGACCCTGGCCCGCGAGGCGCACCCCGGGCTGCGCTTCCACGTGGGCTCGATGACGTCCCTGGACCTGGCGGACGCCACCCTGGGCGGCATCCTCGCCCTCTACTCCACGATCCACGTCCCCGACGACCGGCTGCCCGAGGCCTTCGCCGAGTTCCACCGCACCCTGGTCCCCGGCGCCCCCGTCCTCCTCGCCTTCCAGTCCGGCCCCGACACGGCCCACCTCCACCTCGCCGAACGCTTCGGCCACGAGATCGACCTCGACTACTACATGCGCACCCCGGACCAGATGACCGCCCTCCTCACGAAGGCGGGCCTGCGGCCGGTGGCCAGGGTGTACCGCGAACCGGAGGGCGAGGAGTCCCGGCCACGGGCGTTCGTACTGGCCAGGAAGCCGGAGTGA